The following proteins are co-located in the Streptococcus downei MFe28 genome:
- the lysS gene encoding lysine--tRNA ligase, translating into MSQEPNQELNDQQIVRREKMAALSQAGIDPFGKRFERTANSAELKAKYDDKTKEELHELDEKATIAGRLMTKRGKGKVGFAHLQDREGQIQIYVRKDEVGEENYQIFKKADIGDFLGVEGQVMRTDMGELSIKATHLTHLSKALRPLPEKFHGLTDVETKYRKRYLDLITNRDSFDRFVTRSKIISEIRRYLDGLGFLEVETPVLHNEAGGAAAKPFVTHHNAQDMDMVLRIATELHLKRLIVGGMERVYEIGRIFRNEGMDATHNPEFTSIEVYQAYADFNDIMDLTEGIIQHATKAVKGDGPVIYQETEIKINEPFKRVHMVDAIKEVTGVDFWPQMSLDEAKALAQEKNVPLEKHFTSVGHVINAFFEEFVEETLIQPTFVYGHPVEVSPLAKKNADDPRFTDRFELFIMNHEYGNAFTELNDPIDQLERFKAQAAAKELGDDEATGIDYDYIEALEYGMPPTGGLGIGIDRLVMLLTDTTTIRDVLLFPTMK; encoded by the coding sequence ATGTCTCAGGAACCTAATCAAGAATTGAATGACCAACAGATTGTTCGCCGTGAAAAAATGGCGGCCTTATCCCAAGCAGGAATTGACCCCTTTGGTAAACGCTTTGAACGGACAGCTAATTCTGCTGAGCTCAAAGCAAAATATGATGACAAAACCAAAGAAGAATTACATGAGTTGGATGAAAAAGCTACTATCGCTGGCCGACTGATGACCAAACGGGGTAAGGGTAAGGTTGGCTTTGCCCACCTGCAGGATCGCGAAGGGCAAATTCAAATCTATGTCCGTAAGGATGAAGTTGGCGAAGAAAACTACCAGATTTTCAAGAAGGCTGACATTGGTGATTTCTTGGGAGTTGAAGGTCAAGTCATGCGGACCGATATGGGTGAGTTGTCCATTAAGGCAACCCACTTAACTCATCTCTCCAAGGCTCTACGTCCTCTGCCTGAAAAATTCCACGGTCTGACTGATGTGGAAACCAAGTACCGCAAGCGTTATTTGGATTTGATTACCAACCGTGACAGCTTCGATCGCTTCGTGACCCGTTCAAAAATCATTTCTGAAATTCGCCGTTATCTGGATGGTCTAGGTTTCTTGGAAGTTGAAACCCCTGTCCTCCACAATGAGGCTGGTGGTGCTGCCGCTAAACCCTTTGTGACCCATCACAATGCTCAAGATATGGATATGGTCTTGCGAATTGCGACTGAGCTCCACCTCAAACGTCTGATTGTCGGTGGCATGGAAAGGGTCTATGAAATTGGTCGTATCTTCCGAAATGAAGGGATGGATGCAACCCACAATCCTGAGTTTACTTCTATCGAAGTTTACCAGGCCTATGCCGATTTCAATGATATTATGGATTTGACGGAAGGCATCATTCAACATGCGACTAAGGCCGTTAAGGGCGATGGACCAGTCATTTACCAAGAGACTGAAATCAAAATCAACGAGCCTTTCAAGCGGGTTCACATGGTGGATGCCATCAAGGAAGTAACTGGGGTTGATTTCTGGCCACAAATGAGCTTAGATGAAGCCAAGGCTCTGGCTCAGGAAAAGAATGTTCCTCTGGAAAAACACTTCACTTCTGTCGGTCATGTCATCAATGCCTTCTTTGAGGAATTTGTCGAAGAGACCTTGATTCAACCGACCTTTGTCTATGGTCATCCAGTTGAAGTCTCACCCCTAGCTAAGAAGAACGCCGATGACCCTCGCTTTACTGACCGTTTCGAGCTCTTCATTATGAACCACGAATACGGCAATGCCTTCACCGAGCTCAATGATCCAATTGACCAGCTAGAACGCTTCAAAGCTCAAGCAGCCGCTAAAGAACTTGGTGACGATGAGGCAACCGGTATCGACTACGACTACATCGAAGCCCTTGAATACGGCATGCCACCAACGGGAGGTCTAGGAATCGGTATTGACCGCCTAGTCATGCTTCTGACTGACACCACTACCATCCGCGATGTCTTACTTTTCCCTACGATGAAATAA
- a CDS encoding LysM peptidoglycan-binding domain-containing protein: MRKKEVLGCALMMSALVLPLTFEAKAAANSFYDNQTNAQRADITNWVASTPAQISQNISSQKINVNHLDGERYVIQWGDTLWGISQATGISVQKLAYDNHIANVDLIYAGDVLILKRDGQVPRDYSYKGSGRNVAQTSININYTYQENNTIVIVNNTSFYEDNHIEHNNYPRQDAKAGSSISDSLPSGPEKGQSTSNDGDSERPSSNGKSTDTDSGSETTTLEADAYQDAVQDELNTLLEEDNQAKVNFLPHTSEDASQVNELTEKDLYTRDESLDVKNMASTQDGAKAAAKAIYKKLQEDGKLSDLTDALKAKLSVSIVDKSEIEFNVTVYNETKESTEESSSSSSSSDDSREYSDNSKDSSDSSSDSYSDSSQTESFDSNAEYND, from the coding sequence ATGCGTAAAAAAGAAGTTCTGGGTTGTGCTCTAATGATGAGTGCCCTCGTTTTGCCCCTGACATTTGAAGCCAAAGCTGCGGCCAATAGCTTTTATGACAATCAAACCAATGCTCAACGGGCGGATATCACCAACTGGGTGGCCAGTACCCCCGCTCAAATTAGCCAAAATATCTCATCGCAAAAGATCAATGTCAATCATTTGGATGGTGAGCGCTACGTCATTCAATGGGGGGATACTCTTTGGGGAATCTCTCAGGCGACAGGTATCTCCGTTCAGAAGCTAGCCTATGACAACCATATCGCCAATGTTGACTTAATCTATGCTGGCGATGTCCTGATTCTCAAGCGTGACGGTCAGGTGCCAAGAGATTATAGTTATAAGGGTTCTGGACGCAATGTTGCCCAAACCTCCATTAACATTAACTACACCTACCAAGAAAATAACACGATCGTTATTGTAAACAATACCTCTTTCTATGAAGACAACCATATTGAGCACAATAACTATCCAAGACAAGATGCCAAGGCCGGTAGCTCAATTAGCGATAGCCTGCCATCCGGCCCAGAAAAAGGACAGTCAACTTCAAATGATGGGGATAGCGAAAGGCCTTCGTCAAATGGGAAGTCCACAGATACTGACAGTGGCTCTGAAACTACTACACTAGAGGCCGATGCCTACCAAGATGCTGTTCAAGATGAGCTCAATACATTACTAGAAGAAGATAATCAAGCCAAGGTCAATTTCCTTCCACACACTTCTGAAGATGCTAGCCAGGTGAATGAGCTGACCGAAAAAGACCTCTACACTCGTGACGAAAGTCTGGACGTTAAAAACATGGCTTCTACGCAAGATGGAGCTAAGGCTGCTGCTAAGGCTATCTACAAAAAATTGCAGGAAGATGGCAAACTTAGTGACTTGACTGATGCTCTGAAAGCCAAACTCAGTGTCAGCATTGTTGACAAATCAGAAATCGAGTTTAATGTGACAGTCTATAATGAAACCAAGGAGTCAACAGAAGAAAGCTCATCAAGTAGCAGTAGCTCGGATGACAGTAGAGAATATTCCGATAACAGTAAGGATAGCTCTGATTCATCAAGCGACTCCTATTCGGACTCTAGCCAGACAGAAAGCTTTGATTCTAATGCAGAATATAACGATTAA